Below is a window of Cryobacterium sp. PAMC25264 DNA.
CAACAGCCGGGGGCCGGCGGCCACGGCGCGGGCGAGCAGTCCACGCTGCTGCTGACCGCCGGAGAGTTCCCCGAACCGGGTCTTGGCGCGATGGGCCAGCCCCACGGTCTCCAGCGCGGCGGCCACGGCTGTGCGGTCTTTCTTTCCCGGTAGCCGCAGCCAGCCGAGTTGGCGGTAGCGGCCCATCATGACGACCTGCTCGAGCGTCACCGGGAACTCCGGGTCCAGTTCGTCGGTCTGCGGCACGTAGCCGATGCTGCCGGCCGGCGCGGTGTCCTGGCCGAGCACCTCGACGGTGCCGCTGGTGCGGTGGATCAGGCCCAGGATGCCCTTGAGCAGCGTGGACTTGCCCGACCCGTTCGGGCCGATCAGAGCGATGGCCTCACCGGCAATCAGGTCGAAGTCCAGGCCGGTGAGGGCGGGAGTATGCGCGTACGCGAACGAGGCCCCGGAGACTCGGAGGGCGAGCGGAGCGGGCATCCGCTGCTGAGAAGGGTTCTCGTTCACTCGTCAACTATTGCAGGTCGGCGGGCACGGCGGTGGGCGTCACACCCCAGGATTCGAGGATCAGGCGCACATTGTGCAGCTGAGAGGTGATGTAGGTGGCGCCGTCGCTGTCCGCAGGGCCGAGGGAGTCACCGTAGAGCGCGTCGTCACCGGAGTAGACCGTGACGCCGGCCTCGCTCGCGATGGTGTCAGCGGCCTTGGGGTTGATGGAGGCCTCGGAGAAGACGGCCTTGACGCCGGTGGCCTTGATCGCGGCCACCAGGGTGTCGATCTCGGCGGCGCTCGGTTCGGCGTTGTCGTCGAAGCTCGGGATGACACTGCCGACGTAGGTGATGCCGTAGGCGGCGGTGAAGTAGCCGAACGCGTCGTGGTTGCTCACGAGCAGGCGCTCGGCGGCGGGCACCGCGTCGATGTTCTCCCGGATCCAGCCGTCCAGCTCGGCGAGCTGCCCGGTGTAGGCGGTCGCGTTGGTTTCGAACGCGGCGGCGTGGGTGCTGCTGGCGGCAGCGAGACCGTTGGCGATGGTGCCGGCCATGGCCTCGGCGTTGCTCACGTCGGTCCAAATGTGCGGATTGCCGCCGGCGTGGTCGTGCTCGGCATCGTCGCTGGGAGCCGCGGTGGACCCCTCGTCCTCGTGGCCGGCCTCGCCGTCGAGGATGCTGATGCCCTCGTCGGAATCGATGGTCACGCCGTCGAAGCCGGACGCGGCAATAGCGTCATCGAGCCATTCCTCCAGTCCCACTCCGTTGATCACGAGCACGTCGGCAGCGCCGAGGGCCGTGAGGTCGGCGACCGACGGGTCGTAGCTGTGCGCGCTCTGGTTGGGCTGGATCAGCTGCGTGACCGTGACACCGTCGGTGTCGCCGACGATGTTGCGGGTGAGGTCGGCGATCTGGGTCGTGGTAGCGACGACCTTGAGGTCGCCGTCCGCCCCGGCGGAGGCTGCGGGGGTCGAGGCGGAGCAGCCGGCCAGCACGAGGACGGCCGAGACGGCCAGGGCGGGGAGGAGGAGTTTGGGGGTCTTCACGTGGGAAACGGTACGCCTAATGATAATGATTGTCAAAACCAATAGAGCTGGTCAGAGATGCCGCAGATACCGCTCCGGCGCGTCGAGGAAGCTGGCCCAGTTGCTGACCAGATCGAGGTCCCGCCAGGCCGTCTCGCGCAGCCCCCAGTCGCCCACCTCGAGAATCCGTGCGCCGGGCAAGGCGGCGAGCAGCGGAGAGTGGGTCGACATGATCACCTGCGATCCGCCCGCCGCGAGCAGGTCCTTCAGGTGCCCGAGCAGGGCGAGGCAGCCCGAGAAGGAGAGGGCGGACTCGGGTTCGTCGAGCACCCAGAGGCCACGGCCGCGGAACCTGTCGATGGCCAGCTCGAGGAACGATTCACCGTGAGAGATCTCGTGGAAGCGCGGTTCCGGCCGGCCGCCCGGATTCTGCTCGAGATAGGTGAAGAAGCCGTGCATCGTCTCGGCGCGCAGGAAGTAGCCGTGTCGGGTGGCGCCGCCGGTGCGCACCAGGCGCAGGTGGTCGTGCAGGGCAGACTCGCTCGGCCGGGTGGAGTTGCGGGCCCCGGTGGAGCCGCCCTCCGGTGAGAGTCCCCAGGCTAGTGCGATGGCCTCCACGAGGGTGGACTTGCCGGCGCCGTTCTCGCCCACGAAGACCGTGGCCGCGCCCAAGTCGAGGCCGTCCGCCAGCAGCTGAGTGACGGGCGGCAGCGTGGCCGGCCACACCGTCCGGTCCAGCGGATGCTGTGGATCCTCCTCGACCCGGCGCAGCGGGGTTGTCTCAAAGGCCATGCCCCATCCTCCCGCGCCGGGCGGCGATCCGGGCCGTGAGTTGCCATTTGAGGCCCATTGCCCGCCGCTGAGAGGGCTCCAAC
It encodes the following:
- a CDS encoding AAA family ATPase, which translates into the protein MAFETTPLRRVEEDPQHPLDRTVWPATLPPVTQLLADGLDLGAATVFVGENGAGKSTLVEAIALAWGLSPEGGSTGARNSTRPSESALHDHLRLVRTGGATRHGYFLRAETMHGFFTYLEQNPGGRPEPRFHEISHGESFLELAIDRFRGRGLWVLDEPESALSFSGCLALLGHLKDLLAAGGSQVIMSTHSPLLAALPGARILEVGDWGLRETAWRDLDLVSNWASFLDAPERYLRHL
- a CDS encoding metal ABC transporter substrate-binding protein is translated as MKTPKLLLPALAVSAVLVLAGCSASTPAASAGADGDLKVVATTTQIADLTRNIVGDTDGVTVTQLIQPNQSAHSYDPSVADLTALGAADVLVINGVGLEEWLDDAIAASGFDGVTIDSDEGISILDGEAGHEDEGSTAAPSDDAEHDHAGGNPHIWTDVSNAEAMAGTIANGLAAASSTHAAAFETNATAYTGQLAELDGWIRENIDAVPAAERLLVSNHDAFGYFTAAYGITYVGSVIPSFDDNAEPSAAEIDTLVAAIKATGVKAVFSEASINPKAADTIASEAGVTVYSGDDALYGDSLGPADSDGATYITSQLHNVRLILESWGVTPTAVPADLQ
- a CDS encoding metal ABC transporter ATP-binding protein, which codes for MNENPSQQRMPAPLALRVSGASFAYAHTPALTGLDFDLIAGEAIALIGPNGSGKSTLLKGILGLIHRTSGTVEVLGQDTAPAGSIGYVPQTDELDPEFPVTLEQVVMMGRYRQLGWLRLPGKKDRTAVAAALETVGLAHRAKTRFGELSGGQQQRGLLARAVAAGPRLLLLDEPFNGLDQSNRDALVGTVERLKADGVAVLVSTHDLELARAVCERVLLLNGTQVAFGPRESVLTLENVQRTFHEVGVEMDQHTLVIPGHEGH